GCGGTATACAGATATTATGGTGCAATTTCAGTGGATCCGGCTACAAGGGGCTATGATGCTGTATGGAATTATACTAATAAAAAAGAGGCTTTTAGTGTAGCCAGATTAAAATGCAAAACAGTAAATTGCGTAACAATCCAAACTGGAGATGCCAGTACTGTTATAGTCATTTCAGATGATGGACAGGTTTTACAGTCTGCTTCTGGATCATATAAAGATGCCAGTAATAAAGCGTTGAAAAATTGTGAGAAAATGAAGGCTTCCACAGCAACGTGCGAAGTTGCTATAGTAGCATATGGAGATTCTGAGCCGTATGAAAAAAGATGGGGTGCAGTTGCTTATGATGCTAAAACCGGAGTAGGAGCAACTTCAGAGAATTATTATACAGGAAAAGATGCTATGAAATCAGCATTAACAGCCTGCAATACAGAGACATGTGTAACATTGGCATATCAGGAAAATTACGGTGC
This genomic stretch from Sebaldella sp. S0638 harbors:
- a CDS encoding DUF4189 domain-containing protein, yielding MKKIMVFTAILFSVISFTLKADEYQQMWEKNWEDQRRIEEQNQFMQQQNQYYEVERQQQQQTNNVAVYRYYGAISVDPATRGYDAVWNYTNKKEAFSVARLKCKTVNCVTIQTGDASTVIVISDDGQVLQSASGSYKDASNKALKNCEKMKASTATCEVAIVAYGDSEPYEKRWGAVAYDAKTGVGATSENYYTGKDAMKSALTACNTETCVTLAYQENYGAIAMSPEKGLYVGRADGSMELAEQNAIKGCKKEYKSKTCEIVVRGSSRGLWYSGKQH